The Malus domestica chromosome 13, GDT2T_hap1 genome includes a window with the following:
- the LOC103452490 gene encoding protein MEI2-like 4 isoform X4 codes for MQDQKVHPGFNKQAVGAERALSHSLNLSRTMNHDSGARSNVNVETASYFGEGGKVNMMGAQYESSLFSSSLSELFSRKLRLSSNNTLYGHSVDTVAPHYDEEEAFESLEEIEAQTIGNLLPNDDELLSGVTDGLDYSVQLSARDNMEELDLFSSVGGMDLGDDGLATGLRDSVYAVEVSNGLSCNGSVVGEHPYGEHPSRTLFVRNINSNIEDSELRTLFEQYGDIRTLYTACKHRGFVMISYYDIRAARNAMKSLQNKPLRRRKLDIHYSIPKDNPSEKDVNQGTLVVFNLDSSVSNDELRQVFGVYGEIKEIRETPNRSHNKFIEFYDIRAADAALNALNKSDIAGKQIKLEPSRPGGARRSLELQLSSDFLEQDECGLYLQQTSPSDSITGFSESLTGPVPHGSVTSSCTDNGTIMAVHAAAQAASLENAFHYGVSSSVPNSLPSVLRAESVGNQSGFVESVHSAGSLKFDIHGLPASHPHSLPEYHDGLTNSVNCSSPGNVSINARPTERIDNRHFPRVSSNGHSYELNEGVFGSAGNVNCPIPGHHYAWNNSYHPQPPGMIWPNSPSFVNGLSSAHPFSAVHPPTRVHGLPRAPSHMLNPGLPMHNHHVGSAPVVNPSLWDRRQSYGGESPEASGFHPGSLGNMRISNNSPHSMEFVSHNMFPQVGGNSMDLPIAHKNAGLQQAHHQRCMMFPGRGQMIPIMSAFDLPAERTRSRRNEGMVNQGDNKKQYELDVDRIMQGEDNRTTLMIKNIPNKYTSKMLLAAIDERHRGTYDFIYLPIDFKNKCNVGYAFINMTDPRMIVPFYQSFNGKKWEKFNSEKVASLAYARIQGKAALIAHFQNSSLMNEDKRCRPILFNTDGPNAGDQVPFPMGVNVRTRPGKIRAVTHEESYVGSPPSFGDEEHSCNGETSAGSRSAKESD; via the exons ATGCAAGACCAGAAAGTGCATCCCGGCTTCAATAAACAGGCAGTGGGAGCAGAGAGAGCCTTAAGTCATTCCTTGAATTTGTCGAGAACCATGAACCATGATTCAGGAGCAAGATCTAATGTAAATGTTGAGACAGCATCTTATTTTGGAGAAGGTGGTAAAGTCAATATGATGGGAGCTCAGTATGAGAGTAGCCTTTTTTCAAGTTCATTGTCGGAGCTATTTAGTAGGAAGT TAAGATTATCGTCGAACAATACACTGTATGGCCATTCTGTTGATACTGTTGCCCCCCACTatgatgaagaggaagcttttgaatcccttgaagaaattgaggCCCAAACCATCGGAAATCTTCTCCCAAATGATGACGAGTTGCTTTCTGGAGTTACCGATGGGCTTGACTATTCAGTCCAACTGAGTGCTAGGGATAATATGGAGGAGTTGGACCTTTTTAGCAGTGTTGGAGGGATGGATTTGGGAGATGACGGTTTGGCAACTGGATTAAGGGACTCTGTGTATGCTGTAGAAGTTTCTAATGGTCTGTCGTGCAATGGTTCAGTAGTGGGAGAACACCCTTATGGTGAACACCCTTCCCGGACTTTGTTTGTGAGAAATATAAACAGTAACATTGAAGATTCTGAGTTGAGAACCCTGTTTGAG CAATATGGAGATATTCGCACTCTTTATACAGCCTGCAAGCATCGCGGTTTTGTTATGATATCCTATTATGACATTAGAGCAGCTCGTAATGCGATGAAATCACTGCAGAATAAACCATTGAGGCGCCGCAAGCTTGACATACATTACTCAATTCCAAAG GACAACCCTTCTGAGAAAGATGTTAATCAGGGAACTCTTGTTGTATTCAACCTGGATTCTTCTGTTTCAAATGATGAATTACGCCAGGTTTTTGGTGTCTATGGAGaaatcaaagag ATCCGTGAAACCCCAAATAGAAGTCATaacaaatttattgaattttatGACATTAGAGCTGCAGACGCTGCTCTTAATGCCTTAAACAAGAGTGATATTGCCGGGAAGCAAATTAAGCTTGAGCCAAGCCGTCCTGGAGGTGCAAGACGGAG CTTGGAGCTACAGTTATCTTCAGATTTTTTAGAGCAAGATGAATGTGGCCTATATCTGCAGCAGACTAGCCCTTCTGACTCTATCACTGGATTTTCTG AGTCGTTAACAGGACCAGTTCCACATGGATCAGTTACGTCCAGTTGCACAGATAATGGAACTATCATGGCTGTACACGCTGCAGCACAAGCTGCGTCCCTTGAAAATGCATTCCACTATGGGGTCTCTTCTAGTGTTCCTAACAGCTTACCTTCTGTTCTGAGAGCTGAATCTGTTGGGAATCAGTCTGGCTTTGTTGAGTCTGTCCATTCAGCAGGCTCGCTGAAATTTGACATCCATGGCTTGCCAGCTTCCCATCCTCATTCACTTCCAGAGTATCATGATGGTTTAACTAATTCAGTCAACTGCAGTTCACCGGGCAATGTATCTATCAATGCCAGACCAACAGAAAGAATTGATAACAGGCACTTCCCCAGAGTAAGCTCCAATGGGCACTCATATGAACTAAATGAAGGTG TTTTTGGCTCTGCCGGCAATGTTAACTGCCCTATTCCTGGACATCATTACGCATGGAACAACTCCTATCACCCTCAGCCTCCTGGAATGATATGGCCAAACTCACCATCATTTGTCAATGGACTTTCTTCAGCTCATCCCTTTTCTGCAGTCCATCCCCCAACGCGGGTTCATGGACTTCCTAGAGCACCATCTCATATGTTAAACCCAGGTTTGCCCATGCATAACCATCATGTGGGGTCAGCACCAGTGGTCAATCCTTCTCTGTGGGACAGACGACAATCATATGGAGGGGAATCCCCCGAGGCATCTGGGTTTCATCCAGGCTCTCTTGGAAATATGAGAATCTCAAATAACTCACCACATTCAATGGAATTTGTTTCTCATAACATGTTTCCTCAGGTTGGTGGAAACAGCATGGACCTGCCAATTGCTCACAAAAATGCAGGACTGCAGCAAGCCCATCATCAGAGGTGCATGATGTTTCCTGGAAGAGGCCAGATGATTCCCATCATGAGTGCATTTGATCTGCCTGCTGAGCGTACAAGAAGTCGTAGAAATGAAGGCATGGTTAATCAGGGAGACAATAAGAAACAGTATGAACTGGATGTTGACCGCATTATGCAAGGAGAAGACAACCGAACAACACTTATGATAAAGAACATTCCCAACAA GTATACTTCAAAGATGCTATTGGCTGCGATTGATGAACGCCATCGAGGAACTTACGATTTCATTTATCTGCCAATTGATTTTAAG AACAAATGCAATGTGGGCTATGCGTTCATCAATATGACTGATCCTCGAATGATCGTTCCATTTTATCAG TCATTCAACGGGAAGAAATGGGAGAAGTTCAACAGTGAGAAGGTGGCATCACTCGCATATGCTCGAATTCAAGGAAAAGCTGCTCTGATTGCACATTTCCAGAATTCAAGCTTGATGAATGAGGATAAGCGATGCCGTCCCATTCTCTTCAACACTGATGGCCCAAATGCCGGTGATCAG GTGCCCTTCCCAATGGGGGTTAATGTTCGCACAAGACCGGGAAAAATTCGAGCAGTCACCCATGAGGAGAGCTATGTAGGGAGTCCACCAAGTTTTGGAGACGAAGAGCATTCTTGCAATGGAGAGACATCTGCAGGTTCCCGTTCTGCTAAGGAGTCAGACTAA